Proteins from one Triticum aestivum cultivar Chinese Spring chromosome 7A, IWGSC CS RefSeq v2.1, whole genome shotgun sequence genomic window:
- the LOC123150937 gene encoding uncharacterized protein: MEPFTKLAENETAQLQRAVFAQYIMMKKLFMELEEEREASSSAASAALSMIRKLQKEKEAERMEACQYRRMAEERMNHSDKALEVVKEVMQHKELEIYYLRSQLQVYKQRLLGVGIDDCDIADETITKNIPLFGSRDVENLCYTIKRNFSLPTFQLSKRFAEMDMNKNNGSVASARSRLGVYMHNSSENELEQVSSDLKAIGSKESLAADMDSTEKHGEEPKPSSNSGTEHSCPSEGSSRSSPFLMAGHHTDICSQIVTPVGKDVQDTLHADPLGSLRPDNEMDNTVAHHIGHADTLKHPELIKAPAEYSCTPTKHSISTKESETPHAVALRDKGSHVLSKFSATRKVGSMNNVDRHVRVAAASSTPRAGVERTRSRLKRVQSEKMIELNDPKKNKEQIIMLKEVYEQLNMIEAHMRPSASQETPRNDQSLDSVMEAALSFSI; encoded by the exons ATGGAGCCTTTCACCAAGCTGGCAGAGAATGAGACTGCTCAGTTACAGAGAGCAGTATTTGCCCAGTATATTATGATGAAAAAATTAttcatggagctagaagaggaaagGGAGGCTTCATCAAGTGCTGCAAGCGCTGCCCTGTCAATGATTAGAAAACTTCAGAAAGAAAAGGAGGCAGAGAGAATGGAAGCATGTCAGTACAGAAGAATGGCTGAAGAAAGGATGAATCATAGTGACAAAGCCCTGGAGGTCGTGAAGGAAGTCATGCAGCACAAGGAACTGGAGATCTATTATCTCAGGAGCCAACTGCAGGTGTATAAACAAAGGTTACTGGGTGTTGGTATTGATGATTGTGATATTGCAGACGAGACGATAACAAAAAATATACCTTTGTTTGGAAGCAGAGATGTAGAGAATCTTTGTTAtaccatcaaaaggaatttctctcTTCCAACTTTTCAGTTGAGTAAACGTTTTGCTGAAATGGACATGAACAAAAACAACGGATCGGTTGCGTCAGCGAGGAGCAGGCTAGGTGTTTACATGCACAACTCTAGTGAAAATGAACTGGAACAAGTTTCCAGCGACCTGAAAGCCATAGGTTCCAAGGAAAGCTTAGCAGCAGATATGGACAGTACTGAAAAGCATGGGGAAGAACCAAAACCTTCAAGCAACAGTGGTACTGAACACTCTTGTCCATCCGAAGGGTCTTCTCGTTCTTCCCCCTTCTTAATGGCGGGGCACCACACAGATATATGCAGTCAAATTGTAACACCGGTTGGCAAAGATGTCCAAGACACGCTACATGCTGATCCACTCGGGTCACTGCGTCCAGACAATGAAATGGATAACACTGTAGCTCATCATATAGGTCATGCTGACACACTAAAGCATCCAGAACTAATCAAGGCGCCGGCAGAATACTCATGTACTCCTACTAAACATAGCATCAGCACAAAGGAATCTGAAACGCCTCACGCGGTTGCTCTAAGAGATAAAGGGTCCCATGTTCTTTCGAAGTTTTCAGCGACGCGAAAAGTTGGCTCCATGAATAACGTTGACAGACATGTCCGTGTAGCTGCGGCGAGTTCTACGCCACGAGCTGGAGTCGAGAGAACAAGATCAAGGCTGAAGCGTGTTCAGAGTGAAAAGATGATTGAGCTAAATGATCCTAAGAAGAACAAGGAGCAGATCATAATGCTCAAGGAGGTATACGAGCAGCTTAACATGATAGAAGCACACATGAGACCTTCCGCTTCACAGGAGACCCCTAGAAATGACCAGTCGTTGGACTCTGTTATGGAG GCGGCTCTGTCCTTCTCCATATAG